One region of Hydrogenobaculum sp. Y04AAS1 genomic DNA includes:
- a CDS encoding carbon monoxide dehydrogenase beta subunit family protein, with product MAKIITPGPSGYVPTPAVFEGVQIAPPGKALLYGEWVDEETAMREAALAMLTRKNPTIFPGPLVLWGYNASAIEKAQAVLELAKEIPNCRIIPMPDYRPKYPKIDPEAEINPNHPNLTILHNRIEACIFVGVHCHYANLSLRMIRAGTNCFTIALCAEMGHEDAMVSIRDTHAEKLLEFRDVVVKLREELGIKWEPKLPPENPSLPKEHYETLNIADYGDLAYLLHPRKGETVEETE from the coding sequence ATGGCAAAAATTATCACACCAGGTCCATCTGGTTACGTACCTACACCTGCAGTTTTTGAAGGTGTTCAAATAGCTCCTCCAGGTAAAGCTCTATTATACGGTGAATGGGTAGACGAAGAAACGGCTATGAGAGAAGCAGCCTTGGCAATGCTCACAAGAAAAAATCCCACTATATTCCCTGGGCCATTGGTATTATGGGGATACAACGCTTCTGCCATAGAAAAAGCTCAAGCAGTATTAGAACTTGCCAAAGAAATACCAAATTGCCGTATAATACCAATGCCAGATTATAGACCAAAATACCCTAAGATAGACCCAGAAGCTGAGATAAATCCAAACCACCCAAATCTTACCATACTTCACAATAGAATAGAAGCTTGCATCTTTGTAGGAGTCCATTGTCATTATGCCAACCTATCCTTAAGAATGATAAGAGCTGGCACAAACTGTTTCACAATAGCCCTTTGTGCAGAGATGGGACACGAAGATGCAATGGTATCTATAAGAGATACACATGCTGAAAAACTATTGGAATTTAGAGACGTGGTTGTAAAATTAAGAGAAGAGCTTGGTATAAAGTGGGAACCAAAGCTACCACCAGAAAACCCATCTTTACCAAAAGAGCATTATGAAACACTTAACATAGCGGATTATGGAGATCTTGCTTATTTATTACACCCAAGGAAGGGTGAAACCGTAGAAGAAACCGAGTAA
- a CDS encoding MtnX-like HAD-IB family phosphatase, which produces MTTFFCDFDGTITLQDTVDALLERFASKEWLEAEKLWKEGKINSKECLDIQMSLVNITKDQLEDFLSDVYIDKSFIKFLDYVKSNFNAKVYILSDGFRLFIKKILKDHLEKIDGIYANNLYFINKKFKTLYRYSQKDCQLGVCKCHLVQKLKDNKTIYIGDGMSDFCPSKNADFVFAKGKLLNFLKTQNVSHFTSFSYFEDIINQLPFVLENLHEERGNTIDRTRSLLLG; this is translated from the coding sequence ATAACAACATTTTTTTGTGATTTTGACGGCACTATAACGCTCCAAGATACTGTAGATGCGCTCTTGGAGCGCTTCGCATCTAAAGAATGGCTAGAAGCTGAAAAGCTATGGAAAGAAGGTAAGATAAACTCTAAAGAGTGTCTTGATATACAGATGTCCCTAGTAAACATAACAAAAGATCAACTGGAAGATTTTCTGTCCGATGTATATATAGATAAAAGCTTTATAAAATTTTTGGATTATGTAAAATCAAATTTTAACGCTAAAGTATACATCTTAAGCGATGGTTTTAGGCTTTTCATAAAAAAAATATTAAAAGATCATTTAGAAAAAATTGATGGAATATATGCCAACAACCTTTATTTTATAAACAAAAAATTTAAAACCCTTTACAGATATTCACAAAAAGATTGCCAGCTTGGGGTTTGCAAATGCCATCTTGTGCAAAAGCTAAAAGATAATAAGACAATATATATAGGCGATGGTATGTCTGATTTTTGCCCTTCTAAAAACGCTGATTTTGTATTTGCCAAAGGTAAACTCTTAAACTTTCTAAAAACTCAAAACGTTAGTCATTTCACTAGCTTTTCATATTTTGAAGATATAATAAATCAATTACCTTTTGTATTGGAGAATTTACATGAAGAAAGAGGAAATACTATCGATAGAACAAGAAGTTTGCTCTTGGGGTGA
- a CDS encoding 5'-3' exonuclease H3TH domain-containing protein translates to MDTIYVLDGSAFLYRSYYALPSLKTEDGVETGAFYGFIRALFSILKAKKPEYFAIAFDLPAPTVRDKIYKEYKATRKETPSELVSQIPLIKQAINLLGIRLLEKEGLEADDIIAYIAHKSKEWNKNLTIYTPDKDLMQLVEDKKIIVINPITNKVFDEEAVIEKFGVPPSRLADYLALIGDSVDNIKGIKGVGPKKAVELLEKYGSIENILNNWDEIQKTFKEASKEDLELAYKLIKLNTEEILNMINIHLKDLKISYNIDLKKVEEFFMAFNMKSLIKDLNTIFKEKSSEKRTQKTLF, encoded by the coding sequence ATGGATACAATATACGTTTTAGATGGTTCTGCATTTTTATATAGAAGTTATTATGCTTTACCTTCTTTGAAAACCGAAGACGGCGTAGAAACTGGTGCTTTTTATGGATTTATAAGAGCTTTATTTTCTATATTAAAAGCTAAGAAACCAGAATATTTTGCTATAGCTTTTGATTTACCCGCCCCAACAGTTAGAGATAAGATATACAAAGAGTATAAGGCCACTAGAAAAGAAACCCCAAGCGAGCTTGTTTCACAAATACCCCTTATAAAACAAGCGATAAATTTGCTTGGTATAAGGCTTTTAGAAAAAGAAGGTTTAGAAGCAGACGATATAATAGCCTACATTGCTCATAAATCAAAAGAATGGAATAAAAATCTTACGATTTACACACCAGATAAAGATTTAATGCAGCTTGTAGAAGATAAAAAAATAATTGTAATAAACCCTATCACCAACAAGGTGTTTGACGAAGAAGCGGTAATAGAAAAATTTGGCGTACCACCTTCAAGACTGGCAGATTATCTTGCTCTTATCGGAGATAGCGTAGACAATATAAAAGGTATAAAAGGTGTTGGTCCTAAAAAAGCTGTTGAGCTTTTAGAAAAATATGGTTCTATAGAAAACATATTAAATAACTGGGACGAAATACAAAAAACTTTTAAAGAGGCTTCAAAAGAGGATCTGGAGTTAGCTTACAAGCTTATTAAATTAAACACAGAAGAGATATTAAATATGATAAATATACATTTAAAAGATTTAAAAATATCTTACAATATAGACCTAAAAAAAGTAGAAGAATTCTTTATGGCTTTTAATATGAAAAGCTTAATAAAGGATTTAAATACAATATTTAAAGAAAAATCTTCAGAGAAAAGAACTCAAAAAACGCTTTTTTAA
- the hypA gene encoding hydrogenase maturation nickel metallochaperone HypA, with translation MSFYHGYANMHEFSVVQALLMQVEDIAKEHNANSVEKIYVVIGEVSGVEPHLLKMAFDTFKENTIASKADLVIEFQKPHIYCEECKKEFSLERYSMRCPLCGSFKVRLTKGDELILKTLELET, from the coding sequence GTGAGCTTTTACCACGGATATGCTAACATGCACGAGTTTTCAGTGGTCCAAGCCCTTTTGATGCAAGTAGAAGACATTGCAAAAGAACACAATGCAAACTCTGTAGAAAAAATATATGTCGTTATAGGTGAAGTATCCGGAGTAGAGCCTCATCTTTTGAAGATGGCTTTTGATACGTTTAAAGAAAATACTATAGCTTCAAAGGCAGATCTTGTTATAGAATTTCAAAAGCCCCATATATACTGTGAAGAATGTAAAAAAGAATTTTCTTTAGAAAGATACTCTATGCGTTGTCCTTTGTGCGGATCTTTTAAAGTTAGGCTTACAAAAGGCGATGAGCTTATTTTAAAAACCTTAGAGCTTGAGACATGA
- a CDS encoding ferredoxin oxidoreductase produces the protein MPEQKVVDTDYLLLEAPREKKFITGSQAMAEAVKRANVDIAIAYPITPQSETMHLVGDLWAQGYVKDYYRAEEEYGTMSAIAGAVRGGVRAFTATSGPGLLRGIEAIASWPGHRIPAVLGVLTRVVNAPLSIQPDNVEISYLLNCGMVVLHAENQQDVFDFTLASFAISEMVDVYLPIAVCTEGFFVTHAKGYVNMTPEDMKLPPRDPYKAPVPPTDCEIPPARIQRDAPVQKSNFMSYLIHQVWQQEVWSSNMRAMKYMYKYINGPIEVINPEAEVFVAASGCAAAQAREAVRYAQMEGLNVGLLKIKSIVPFPSKEVRETLKNAKAVIVPEHNIVGWLSKEIKANIQDSDKVIGKPRVYGGMTLPVELIMDEIYAALGIKKDKTVLV, from the coding sequence ATGCCAGAACAAAAAGTTGTTGACACAGATTATCTTCTCTTGGAAGCTCCAAGAGAGAAGAAATTTATAACTGGCTCACAAGCCATGGCTGAAGCTGTAAAAAGAGCCAACGTAGATATAGCTATAGCTTATCCAATAACCCCACAATCAGAAACCATGCACCTGGTGGGCGATTTATGGGCTCAAGGTTATGTAAAAGATTATTATAGAGCCGAAGAAGAGTACGGAACTATGTCGGCCATAGCAGGTGCAGTAAGAGGCGGAGTTAGAGCTTTCACGGCTACATCTGGACCTGGTCTTTTAAGGGGTATAGAGGCGATAGCCTCATGGCCAGGACACAGAATACCGGCAGTCTTAGGTGTTCTAACAAGGGTTGTAAACGCTCCTCTTTCTATACAACCAGACAACGTAGAGATATCATATCTTCTAAACTGTGGAATGGTTGTATTACACGCTGAAAACCAGCAAGATGTTTTTGACTTCACACTCGCATCTTTTGCTATATCAGAAATGGTAGATGTATATTTACCGATAGCCGTATGTACAGAAGGTTTCTTCGTAACTCATGCTAAAGGCTATGTAAATATGACACCGGAAGATATGAAGCTTCCACCAAGAGATCCATACAAAGCTCCGGTTCCCCCAACAGATTGTGAAATACCACCCGCAAGAATACAAAGAGACGCTCCCGTTCAAAAGTCTAACTTTATGAGCTACCTAATACACCAAGTATGGCAACAAGAAGTATGGTCTTCCAACATGAGAGCCATGAAATACATGTATAAATATATAAACGGTCCTATAGAAGTTATAAACCCAGAGGCTGAAGTATTTGTAGCAGCTTCAGGGTGCGCAGCAGCTCAAGCCAGAGAGGCTGTAAGATACGCCCAAATGGAAGGCTTAAACGTTGGGCTTTTAAAGATAAAATCCATAGTCCCGTTCCCATCCAAAGAAGTAAGGGAAACTTTGAAAAATGCAAAAGCTGTCATAGTACCAGAGCACAACATAGTAGGATGGTTATCTAAAGAGATAAAGGCAAATATCCAAGATAGCGACAAAGTCATAGGAAAACCTAGAGTTTATGGAGGTATGACACTTCCAGTAGAACTTATAATGGATGAAATATATGCCGCTCTTGGTATTAAAAAGGACAAGACGGTGCTTGTTTAA
- a CDS encoding thiamine pyrophosphate-dependent enzyme, producing MGLEYVQISPGFEKYMPKDYVDLVKYGQFGKQIDVQQIDQIKELVEEHPMCAGCYMAYFVRIFYAALPKPEDTIVLGTAGCARLALSQAAVPFIYGNYGDTNAVASGLKRALNIRFPDKVKDVVVIAGDGGLMDIGFSMTMHSWFRRENFTTIMVDNEVYGNTGGQESGMSPKGVQLKMAPKGKKFDKINAVELAKTAGCVYVAKLAPTNPKRIAKTIKRAILAARELGPTFIHVYTSCNIEYSIPTERVLADAKEREKNDFGFYEWMTDEAKEYLEEQEKKMAEVKA from the coding sequence ATGGGCTTAGAATACGTTCAAATATCACCTGGATTTGAGAAATATATGCCAAAGGACTATGTAGACCTTGTTAAATATGGTCAGTTTGGCAAACAAATTGATGTACAACAGATAGATCAAATAAAAGAGTTGGTCGAAGAGCATCCAATGTGCGCAGGATGCTATATGGCCTACTTTGTGAGAATATTCTATGCAGCTTTACCAAAACCAGAAGACACTATAGTGCTTGGTACCGCTGGGTGTGCTAGATTGGCGCTTTCCCAAGCTGCTGTACCCTTCATCTATGGAAACTACGGAGATACAAACGCTGTTGCATCTGGATTAAAACGCGCTCTTAACATAAGATTTCCGGACAAGGTAAAGGACGTTGTGGTTATAGCCGGTGATGGTGGACTAATGGATATAGGTTTTAGCATGACAATGCACTCTTGGTTTAGAAGAGAAAACTTTACCACTATAATGGTTGATAACGAGGTTTACGGTAACACCGGTGGTCAAGAGAGCGGTATGTCACCTAAAGGAGTACAACTCAAAATGGCCCCTAAAGGTAAGAAGTTTGACAAAATAAATGCAGTTGAATTAGCAAAAACCGCAGGTTGTGTTTATGTAGCAAAGCTAGCACCCACAAATCCTAAGAGAATAGCCAAAACCATCAAAAGGGCAATACTAGCAGCTAGGGAGCTAGGGCCTACCTTTATACACGTTTATACCTCATGCAATATAGAATATTCAATACCTACCGAAAGAGTGCTAGCGGATGCAAAAGAAAGAGAAAAAAACGATTTTGGCTTTTACGAATGGATGACAGATGAAGCCAAAGAGTATTTAGAAGAGCAAGAAAAGAAAATGGCAGAGGTTAAAGCTTAA
- a CDS encoding bifunctional nuclease family protein, giving the protein MVEVYVSGMGIDPISQMPIVVLKSKEDDNLALPIWIGVFEANNIVMNMQGMDSPRPMTYDLIKNILTSTGYTVKMVTIDSMENNTYIATIHLQNSKQPTEELAIDSRPSDAINIALRFDAPIYVNRDLFSNSADIEIQDDLNVTEEDLRSWIENIKPEDFEKNI; this is encoded by the coding sequence ATGGTAGAAGTTTACGTTAGCGGTATGGGAATAGATCCTATATCTCAAATGCCTATAGTGGTTTTGAAATCCAAAGAGGATGATAATCTAGCTTTACCTATATGGATAGGAGTTTTTGAAGCCAACAACATCGTAATGAATATGCAAGGTATGGATTCTCCAAGACCTATGACTTACGATCTTATAAAAAATATCTTGACAAGCACAGGATATACGGTAAAGATGGTAACAATAGACTCCATGGAAAACAATACATATATAGCTACGATTCATCTACAAAACTCAAAACAACCAACTGAAGAACTAGCTATAGACTCAAGACCCAGCGACGCTATAAATATAGCTCTTAGATTTGATGCGCCAATCTATGTGAATAGAGATCTGTTTAGCAACAGTGCCGATATAGAAATTCAAGATGACTTAAACGTAACAGAAGAAGATTTAAGAAGCTGGATTGAAAATATAAAACCAGAGGATTTTGAAAAAAATATATAA
- a CDS encoding hydrogenase expression/formation protein, translating to MNAVPILYEIQKALEDFVKTGQNHIIYTNKIPLSEEDKEFLLDVLGEGSIKIEYKSKREYITFKETSLIGVWLGVVYDVERKPILEILEINSFPFMLQAPKEDIEDSIKRLKDILKDFENKGGKDYV from the coding sequence ATGAACGCTGTACCAATACTTTATGAAATACAAAAAGCCCTTGAGGATTTTGTAAAAACAGGGCAAAACCATATAATTTATACAAATAAAATACCCCTTTCCGAAGAGGATAAAGAGTTTTTATTAGATGTTCTTGGAGAAGGCAGTATAAAAATAGAGTATAAAAGCAAAAGAGAGTATATAACTTTCAAAGAAACGTCGCTCATAGGTGTATGGCTTGGAGTGGTTTATGATGTTGAGAGAAAACCAATCCTTGAGATTTTAGAGATAAACTCATTTCCCTTTATGCTCCAAGCCCCAAAAGAGGATATAGAAGATTCCATCAAAAGGTTAAAAGATATCTTAAAAGATTTTGAAAACAAAGGAGGTAAAGATTATGTGTAA
- a CDS encoding 2-oxoacid:acceptor oxidoreductase family protein, whose amino-acid sequence MKRYNMRIAGVGGQGVVTSAHILGNAMSAAGKYASLVPFFGSEKRMAPVEAYVRASDQPIYEVGEVVYPNVIMIYHPQVITHGKSYTMPFYSGLKPDGLVIINTDVDIIPEEDHAILEKLNTKVINFPATKIALDIAGTELATNMAMIGLFFGITRLVDFEYIEQAVKERFLGNTFVASGGTASLDSAIEKKFKKKVELLEKNMQVIKEAFRMAEENGWILEEITV is encoded by the coding sequence ATGAAAAGGTACAACATGCGTATAGCTGGTGTTGGTGGTCAAGGGGTTGTGACCTCTGCTCACATTCTAGGTAACGCTATGTCGGCTGCCGGCAAATATGCCTCTTTAGTACCGTTTTTTGGTTCTGAGAAACGTATGGCACCGGTGGAGGCTTACGTTAGAGCTTCCGATCAACCCATATACGAAGTGGGTGAAGTGGTTTATCCAAACGTAATAATGATTTACCATCCACAAGTTATAACACACGGTAAGTCTTATACGATGCCCTTTTACTCTGGTCTAAAACCCGATGGACTTGTTATTATAAACACCGATGTAGATATAATACCAGAAGAAGATCACGCTATATTGGAAAAGCTCAATACAAAAGTAATAAACTTTCCAGCCACAAAGATAGCCCTTGATATAGCAGGAACAGAGCTTGCCACAAATATGGCTATGATTGGTCTTTTCTTTGGGATAACAAGACTTGTAGACTTTGAATATATAGAGCAAGCTGTAAAAGAAAGGTTCTTGGGTAATACGTTTGTAGCTTCCGGTGGTACAGCTTCTTTGGACAGCGCCATAGAAAAGAAGTTCAAGAAGAAGGTAGAACTCTTGGAAAAGAATATGCAAGTTATAAAAGAAGCTTTTAGAATGGCTGAAGAGAATGGATGGATATTGGAAGAAATCACTGTTTAA
- the hypF gene encoding carbamoyltransferase HypF — protein sequence MNVDKKRFRLLIKGTVQGVGFRPFVYNLATSLGAKGFVLNNADGVTIEIENVDIDKFIYLLKAKKPPLSEIEDITIKTLDWFGFEDFKIEESEAFGDKTPSVPPDMGICEDCLKEFNDLNDRRYKYPFINCTNCGPRYSIVLDIPYDRKNTTMNVFEMCEDCKKEYEDKTNRRFHAEAISCPNCGPIYWYEKDGNIYKENIFELMAKDLKDSKIIALKGLGGFHLICNALDEKAVRTLRERKKRSSKPFGIMFKSLEEVLKYLEPKEDEIKALTSVQKPIVLIKRKSPYFEEACKGLSSVGAFLAYTGIHLRLFDFIDFPIIATSGNISDTPICKDNDKAKSKLKDIADGFFMHNRDIKRPIDDSVIKLIDNDVSIIRLARSYTPKPIYTNTHAKAISLGMGAFLKSTISIFKNNTIVLSPHIGDLESIDTIEHYKNTLEDFLRFYDVKPDIVVCDMHPNFFSSIYAKSMFSNIITLQHHKAHILSVIAENNISIDQEILGIAWDGTGYGEDGTIWGGEFFVGDAYNLKRAFYIKPYKLIGNEKAIKDPRRIVLSFLFELLKEKAYKHPLIEKLHFEEKELKTLYKMWENDINTTKTSSIGRLFDMVAYLMGLTDVIDYEAKGAMMVEDRYIDSKEYYDFHISNNEIIISFEDILGEKEIDKMASKFINTLFEIIVSIIKLLKAKNVVVSGGVFYNRPLMRKLKALDGINLFYNKKIPTGDGGISVGQAFYGGILC from the coding sequence ATGAATGTTGATAAAAAACGTTTTAGGCTTTTAATAAAAGGAACAGTCCAAGGAGTAGGTTTTAGACCTTTTGTTTACAACTTAGCAACATCTCTTGGCGCAAAAGGTTTCGTGTTAAACAACGCTGATGGTGTAACAATAGAAATAGAAAACGTAGATATAGATAAATTTATTTATTTATTAAAAGCCAAAAAACCACCCCTTTCAGAAATTGAGGATATAACGATAAAAACCCTTGATTGGTTTGGTTTTGAAGATTTTAAAATAGAAGAATCAGAAGCTTTTGGCGACAAAACCCCAAGCGTCCCACCAGATATGGGCATCTGTGAGGATTGTTTAAAAGAGTTTAACGATCTAAACGATAGAAGGTACAAATACCCTTTTATAAACTGCACAAACTGTGGTCCAAGGTACAGCATCGTTTTGGACATCCCATACGACAGAAAAAACACCACGATGAACGTCTTTGAGATGTGTGAAGATTGTAAAAAAGAATATGAAGATAAAACCAATAGAAGGTTTCATGCGGAGGCGATATCTTGTCCTAACTGCGGACCCATCTATTGGTATGAAAAAGATGGCAATATTTACAAAGAAAATATATTTGAACTAATGGCAAAAGATTTAAAAGATTCAAAAATAATTGCATTAAAAGGTCTTGGTGGATTTCATCTTATATGCAATGCCCTCGATGAAAAGGCCGTTAGAACACTAAGAGAAAGAAAAAAAAGATCTTCAAAACCATTTGGGATTATGTTTAAATCTTTAGAAGAAGTGTTAAAATATTTAGAACCAAAAGAAGATGAGATAAAAGCACTAACATCTGTTCAAAAGCCCATAGTGCTTATAAAAAGAAAATCCCCATACTTTGAAGAAGCCTGCAAAGGACTATCAAGCGTAGGAGCATTTTTGGCATATACAGGTATTCATCTTAGACTTTTTGATTTTATAGATTTTCCTATAATAGCCACCTCTGGAAACATCTCAGACACCCCTATTTGCAAAGACAACGACAAAGCAAAATCTAAACTAAAAGATATAGCCGACGGATTTTTTATGCACAACAGAGATATAAAAAGACCAATAGATGATTCTGTAATAAAGCTAATAGATAACGATGTAAGCATCATAAGACTTGCTAGATCTTACACTCCAAAACCAATATATACAAATACCCATGCAAAAGCTATATCTCTTGGTATGGGGGCTTTTCTTAAAAGCACAATAAGTATATTCAAAAACAACACTATTGTATTAAGCCCTCATATAGGCGATTTGGAAAGTATAGATACCATAGAGCATTATAAAAATACGTTAGAGGATTTTTTGAGATTTTACGATGTAAAACCAGATATTGTAGTGTGTGATATGCATCCAAACTTTTTTAGTAGTATTTACGCTAAGAGCATGTTTTCAAACATTATCACCCTTCAACATCATAAAGCGCACATACTTTCTGTAATAGCAGAAAACAATATTTCTATAGACCAAGAGATATTAGGTATAGCATGGGACGGCACAGGTTATGGGGAAGATGGGACTATATGGGGAGGTGAGTTTTTTGTAGGAGATGCTTACAATCTTAAAAGAGCGTTTTATATAAAACCCTACAAACTCATTGGCAATGAAAAAGCCATAAAAGACCCAAGAAGGATAGTGCTAAGTTTTCTTTTTGAGCTTTTAAAAGAAAAAGCATATAAGCATCCTTTGATAGAAAAACTTCATTTTGAAGAAAAAGAATTAAAGACCCTTTATAAAATGTGGGAAAATGATATAAATACCACAAAGACATCTTCCATAGGAAGGCTTTTTGATATGGTAGCATATCTTATGGGACTAACGGATGTTATAGATTATGAGGCAAAAGGGGCTATGATGGTAGAAGATAGATATATAGATTCAAAAGAGTATTATGATTTTCACATATCAAACAACGAAATAATCATATCTTTTGAGGATATACTTGGTGAAAAAGAGATAGATAAAATGGCTTCTAAGTTTATAAATACGTTGTTTGAAATTATTGTATCTATTATCAAGCTTTTAAAAGCCAAAAACGTTGTGGTGTCTGGAGGTGTGTTTTACAATAGGCCTTTGATGAGAAAGCTAAAAGCTTTGGATGGTATAAATTTGTTTTACAACAAAAAAATCCCTACCGGTGATGGTGGGATATCCGTTGGACAAGCATTTTATGGAGGTATACTATGCTGA
- the hypB gene encoding hydrogenase nickel incorporation protein HypB: MCKDCGCSITDHNHEEHHHHHHHEHENDKKVVEVIQNILDKNDKQAYSNRKHFEEHGVFCINMMSSPGSGKTSLLESTIEALKDKIKIGVIEGDLETNNDAMRIKAKGAKSYQITTGQACHLDAFMVHEGIHNLCIEDLDLVFIENVGNLVCPAAYDVGSHMNVVLFSTTEGEDKPVKYPVMFKSADLVVITKTDLLQYLDFDIQKAKNYVKEVNPRADIITLSSKTKENLDKWLKYLEFKLEIFRNSLA; encoded by the coding sequence ATGTGTAAAGACTGCGGATGTTCAATAACAGATCACAATCACGAAGAACATCATCACCATCATCATCATGAGCATGAAAATGATAAAAAGGTGGTAGAGGTAATCCAAAATATACTTGATAAAAACGATAAACAAGCATATTCAAACAGAAAACATTTTGAAGAGCATGGGGTATTTTGCATAAACATGATGAGCTCACCAGGTTCTGGTAAAACATCTTTGTTAGAATCTACTATAGAGGCTTTAAAAGACAAGATAAAAATAGGTGTCATAGAAGGAGATTTAGAGACCAACAACGATGCTATGAGGATAAAAGCAAAAGGGGCAAAAAGCTATCAGATCACCACAGGACAGGCTTGCCATTTGGATGCTTTTATGGTGCATGAGGGTATTCACAACCTTTGCATTGAAGATCTTGATCTTGTTTTTATAGAAAACGTAGGTAATTTGGTATGCCCTGCCGCTTACGACGTGGGCTCTCACATGAACGTTGTGCTTTTTTCCACCACCGAAGGAGAAGACAAGCCTGTAAAATACCCCGTCATGTTTAAAAGTGCCGATCTAGTTGTTATCACCAAAACAGATCTACTTCAGTATCTTGATTTTGATATACAAAAAGCCAAAAACTATGTAAAAGAGGTAAATCCAAGAGCGGATATAATAACCCTTTCAAGCAAAACCAAAGAAAATCTAGACAAGTGGCTTAAATACTTAGAGTTTAAATTGGAGATATTTAGAAACTCTCTTGCTTAA
- the tpx gene encoding thiol peroxidase produces the protein MLKTKLKGNDVSLSGDIKVGDKAPEVEVVLTDLSTKKIGGAKDKVQLIIAVPSLDTPVCATETRKFNEAVGSMQDVDTTVVSMDLPFASKRYCSTEGVENIAVASDFRNKDFGKAYGILISEGPLQGLLARAIFIVGKDGTIKYFQLVPEITSEPDYNDVLKALESLK, from the coding sequence ATGCTCAAAACCAAATTAAAAGGAAACGATGTATCACTTTCAGGTGATATAAAAGTAGGAGATAAAGCTCCTGAAGTAGAAGTTGTGCTAACAGACTTATCCACCAAAAAGATAGGTGGAGCTAAAGACAAAGTTCAGCTAATAATAGCTGTCCCATCTTTGGACACGCCAGTATGCGCTACGGAAACCCGTAAGTTTAACGAAGCTGTTGGCTCAATGCAAGATGTAGATACTACGGTTGTATCCATGGATTTACCTTTCGCATCAAAAAGATACTGCTCCACTGAAGGAGTGGAAAACATAGCCGTAGCTTCAGATTTTAGAAACAAAGATTTTGGCAAAGCTTACGGCATACTTATATCGGAAGGTCCGTTGCAAGGGCTTTTGGCTAGAGCTATTTTTATAGTAGGTAAAGATGGCACTATAAAATATTTTCAACTAGTGCCAGAAATCACGTCAGAACCAGACTACAACGATGTACTAAAAGCTCTGGAGAGTCTAAAATAA